From uncultured Desulfobacter sp., the proteins below share one genomic window:
- a CDS encoding Mpv17/PMP22 family protein gives MFKKTLPFFWIPAHTITFLLPPDFQVLFAAILGIVLGIILAVAGLSKKNDGTAGSRLLKAYGHFSLILDNYTSFNIAVK, from the coding sequence GTGTTCAAGAAGACATTGCCGTTCTTCTGGATTCCGGCTCACACGATAACCTTTCTTTTGCCGCCGGATTTTCAGGTGCTTTTTGCGGCAATTCTTGGAATCGTGCTCGGCATTATTCTGGCGGTCGCCGGTTTGAGCAAAAAAAACGACGGGACAGCCGGCTCCCGCCTGCTGAAGGCTTATGGACACTTCTCTTTAATCCTGGACAATTACACCTCATTTAACATCGCGGTGAAATGA
- a CDS encoding (2Fe-2S)-binding protein, with amino-acid sequence MNKRYDLVIVGAGPGGLAAAVTADKLGLSSLVVDEQPEPGGQLYRSIERSLPENAATLGKDYLAGKQLVESFRASGVTYLPNNSVWNIDSTLNVDLISAGVPRRVCGRRVLFSVGAVERPVPIPNWTLPGVMGAAAADILFKSADMVPQDPVVLAGGGPLLLLVACHLIDNGVKISAMVETAGLKDYFKTLSYLPGALRQSSYLFKGLQMRLKLKRARVPLYIGCRDLAVFGKNQAEGLAFTCRGKQLKVPAATVLLHEGVVPNLCFSRLLDCEHEWYAPQRYWRPVVDRWGQTSVPGVSVAGDAGGINGGAAAQIAGHIAAIDAACKLEVFTKAERDRLAQPYLKTAHREKLIRPFIDHLFPPSRQALAPPDDETLVCRCEELTAGQIRDAIAKGARHPAQVKGQTRAGMGPCQGRMCGATIAEIIAESCSLDIKEVGTLQVRPPLQPLSIEQLANLASGKES; translated from the coding sequence ATGAATAAGCGCTACGATTTGGTTATTGTTGGTGCCGGACCCGGCGGCCTTGCTGCAGCAGTCACTGCCGACAAACTGGGTCTTTCATCTCTGGTGGTGGATGAACAACCGGAACCCGGTGGGCAGCTCTATCGTTCAATAGAGCGAAGCCTTCCTGAAAATGCCGCTACGCTTGGCAAGGACTATCTTGCCGGTAAGCAACTGGTCGAGTCATTTCGTGCATCCGGTGTCACCTACCTGCCGAATAACAGCGTCTGGAATATCGATAGCACCTTAAATGTTGACTTGATATCCGCAGGGGTACCCAGGCGGGTTTGCGGCCGCCGGGTTCTGTTCAGCGTTGGCGCCGTAGAGCGGCCGGTGCCGATTCCCAATTGGACACTGCCGGGGGTGATGGGCGCCGCAGCTGCGGATATTTTGTTCAAGTCGGCAGATATGGTTCCCCAAGACCCGGTTGTCCTGGCGGGCGGTGGGCCGCTGTTGTTGCTGGTTGCCTGCCACCTGATTGATAACGGTGTTAAAATTTCTGCGATGGTGGAAACTGCTGGCTTAAAGGATTATTTCAAGACACTATCCTATCTGCCCGGGGCATTACGCCAAAGCAGTTACCTATTTAAAGGGCTGCAGATGAGGCTGAAACTGAAACGTGCAAGAGTGCCGCTTTACATCGGTTGTCGCGACCTGGCCGTGTTCGGTAAGAATCAGGCGGAAGGATTGGCCTTTACCTGTCGTGGCAAGCAGCTAAAAGTGCCTGCTGCAACGGTTCTGTTGCATGAAGGGGTGGTGCCGAACTTGTGTTTTAGTCGGTTGCTCGACTGTGAACACGAATGGTACGCCCCGCAGCGTTACTGGCGGCCGGTGGTTGACCGCTGGGGGCAAACGAGCGTGCCGGGCGTTTCGGTGGCTGGAGATGCCGGTGGCATTAATGGAGGGGCCGCGGCCCAAATTGCCGGCCACATCGCGGCCATTGATGCAGCCTGCAAGCTGGAGGTGTTCACGAAGGCAGAGCGTGATCGTCTGGCCCAGCCGTACCTGAAAACCGCACATCGGGAAAAGTTGATCCGTCCCTTTATCGACCACCTTTTTCCACCGAGCCGGCAGGCGCTGGCCCCACCCGACGATGAGACGCTTGTCTGCCGTTGTGAAGAATTGACTGCAGGTCAGATCCGTGACGCGATAGCTAAAGGGGCACGCCATCCAGCCCAGGTTAAAGGACAGACGCGGGCCGGGATGGGCCCTTGTCAGGGAAGAATGTGCGGCGCGACAATTGCCGAAATTATAGCAGAAAGCTGTTCGCTTGATATTAAAGAGGTTGGCACACTTCAGGTCAGGCCGCCACTCCAACCGTTGAGTATTGAACAGTTGGCCAATCTGGCGTCGGGAAAGGAAAGCTGA
- a CDS encoding DUF3467 domain-containing protein: MKQNHSTAQQAKEPKGRYADLFYVGYNSSVFVFDFEQSFCRDEKEHIHTRIITSPENAKAFFELLQKTVGQYEERHGVISLPVNE; encoded by the coding sequence ATGAAACAGAATCATTCCACAGCTCAACAGGCCAAGGAGCCGAAGGGACGCTACGCAGATCTTTTTTATGTCGGCTATAATTCTTCAGTGTTTGTATTCGATTTTGAGCAGTCATTTTGTAGGGATGAAAAAGAACATATTCATACCAGAATCATTACCAGTCCCGAAAATGCCAAAGCTTTTTTTGAGCTTCTTCAAAAGACAGTTGGTCAGTATGAAGAGAGACATGGTGTCATATCTTTACCTGTAAACGAATAA
- a CDS encoding DUF4255 domain-containing protein, with protein MADYRAIMGVSEAIMGLLRSSYRPDLFNNELEFKVFTSKDFTKNTIANGASLFMYRVFCNGTHRLPAGRLRSDGRMDQTQLPVELHFLITIWGNDASLQNTLVGWIMRILEDTPTLPAGVLNSVIPGVFHPDETVDILLAELRTEDLFRIWDVLGLNAYQLSIPYVARIINIESIQPLPNEDHPPVQTQQINAAVFDGHAPIGSLVPEGS; from the coding sequence ATGGCAGATTATAGAGCAATTATGGGCGTTAGTGAAGCCATCATGGGATTGTTACGTTCAAGTTATCGTCCTGATCTCTTCAACAATGAATTAGAGTTTAAGGTATTTACATCTAAAGACTTTACAAAGAATACTATTGCCAACGGTGCATCATTATTTATGTATCGTGTTTTTTGTAACGGTACTCATCGCCTGCCTGCGGGCCGGCTTCGATCAGACGGCCGGATGGATCAGACACAACTACCAGTAGAGCTTCATTTTTTAATAACTATATGGGGAAATGACGCTTCTCTCCAGAACACTCTGGTTGGGTGGATTATGCGCATACTGGAGGATACCCCGACTCTGCCGGCAGGCGTCCTTAATTCTGTTATACCCGGAGTATTTCACCCGGACGAGACAGTTGATATTTTATTAGCTGAACTGCGCACTGAAGATCTTTTCCGAATATGGGACGTTCTTGGGCTTAATGCCTACCAACTTTCAATTCCCTATGTTGCGAGAATCATAAATATCGAATCCATCCAACCACTTCCCAATGAAGATCATCCGCCTGTCCAAACACAGCAGATCAACGCTGCAGTATTTGATGGACATGCGCCAATTGGATCTTTAGTTCCTGAAGGGTCTTAA
- a CDS encoding phage tail protein, whose amino-acid sequence MTRPKNYPYSQFNFLVEWDQMDGTTSQAGFQEVSGLGMEITVAEYRSGNHKTNEPIKVTGTAKTPDVTLKRGVIGAVELYTWIDAVRNGKQDQQKTVRITLLSESRENVLRWILKSARPMKYTGPSFNGKGTDMAIEELTLSAERIEMEAA is encoded by the coding sequence ATGACACGACCAAAGAATTATCCATATTCACAGTTTAATTTTCTGGTGGAATGGGATCAAATGGACGGGACGACATCCCAGGCCGGTTTCCAGGAAGTGTCTGGTTTGGGAATGGAGATCACTGTTGCAGAATATCGTTCCGGAAACCACAAGACAAACGAGCCGATAAAGGTAACCGGCACCGCAAAGACGCCTGATGTGACCCTGAAGCGAGGCGTTATCGGTGCAGTGGAGTTGTATACATGGATCGATGCTGTCCGCAACGGTAAGCAGGATCAGCAAAAAACCGTACGCATAACCTTACTCAGCGAATCCCGTGAGAACGTATTACGTTGGATCTTAAAGTCCGCTCGCCCTATGAAATACACCGGCCCATCTTTTAACGGCAAAGGTACAGATATGGCCATAGAAGAATTGACACTCTCTGCTGAACGTATTGAGATGGAAGCTGCCTAA
- a CDS encoding sigma-54 dependent transcriptional regulator has translation MLNSKILIVGNRDIISITQIDRVISDFFTSVEVHDPANIFMKIKINDFDMVITCSNHKTSDGVLKVAKEVRRYSLDIPIIVITEYSSEDLAIAAIKVKINDYFRLPFSKEAILESIHQHLSKDSFLKEKFIPEQKMKPQIDHQPMVSKSISMKEVKEHLAKIAKTDSPVLITGESGTGKELAAESIHQQSHRNTKTFVCLNCSALPENLVESELFGYSRGAFTGAISAKPGKFALAEGGSLFLDEIGDMSLYAQAKILRCIEKKEISPLGSTKVISLNIRIIAATNKDPEKLMEKRKFREDLYYRLNVARVHMPPLRERKDDISLLITHAIEKMNRRFQRKIRGLSDEAMAILFRYDWPGNVRELMNLIEAAFIYLPAHNVEYMDLPKQLKQRLDISEAVTQDERKLLVSTLLKTRWNKSRAAEKLKWSRTTLYRKISEYNVVENRSPER, from the coding sequence ATGCTTAATTCGAAAATCCTAATTGTCGGAAATAGAGATATAATCAGTATAACCCAAATCGATAGGGTTATTTCTGATTTTTTTACTTCTGTTGAAGTCCATGACCCCGCAAACATTTTTATGAAAATAAAAATTAATGACTTTGATATGGTCATTACCTGTTCAAACCACAAAACTTCAGATGGGGTTCTCAAAGTAGCAAAAGAGGTCCGAAGGTATAGCCTTGATATTCCAATTATCGTTATCACCGAATATAGTTCGGAAGATTTGGCCATTGCAGCGATAAAAGTTAAAATAAATGACTACTTCAGGCTCCCTTTTTCAAAGGAAGCCATCTTAGAAAGCATCCATCAGCATCTATCAAAAGATTCGTTCTTAAAGGAAAAATTCATCCCGGAACAGAAAATGAAGCCACAAATTGATCACCAGCCTATGGTCAGTAAAAGTATATCAATGAAGGAGGTGAAAGAACATCTTGCAAAAATAGCTAAAACCGACAGTCCTGTCCTTATCACAGGAGAATCAGGCACAGGAAAGGAACTCGCAGCAGAATCAATCCACCAACAAAGTCATCGTAATACTAAAACTTTTGTGTGTTTAAACTGTTCGGCTCTTCCTGAAAATCTCGTTGAAAGTGAATTATTTGGATATAGTCGTGGTGCATTCACAGGGGCAATCTCAGCTAAACCTGGTAAATTTGCATTGGCTGAAGGTGGCAGTCTATTTCTTGATGAAATTGGAGATATGAGCCTTTATGCCCAGGCGAAAATTTTGCGCTGTATCGAGAAAAAAGAAATTTCTCCACTTGGGTCTACAAAGGTTATTTCATTGAATATCAGGATTATAGCCGCAACCAATAAAGATCCGGAAAAGCTTATGGAAAAACGTAAGTTTCGAGAAGACCTTTATTACCGTCTAAATGTAGCCAGGGTTCATATGCCACCTTTACGGGAGAGAAAGGATGATATTTCCCTTTTAATTACTCATGCAATTGAAAAAATGAACCGTCGTTTTCAGCGCAAGATCCGGGGGCTTTCGGATGAGGCCATGGCTATCCTGTTCCGCTATGACTGGCCGGGGAATGTTCGTGAGTTGATGAACCTTATAGAAGCCGCATTTATCTATCTTCCCGCACATAATGTTGAATATATGGACTTACCAAAACAACTGAAACAACGTCTGGATATATCCGAGGCCGTTACCCAGGACGAACGAAAGCTTTTAGTCTCCACCCTGTTAAAAACCAGGTGGAATAAGAGCAGGGCAGCAGAAAAGCTGAAATGGAGCAGGACAACGCTTTATCGAAAAATATCAGAATATAATGTTGTAGAGAACAGAAGCCCTGAGAGATAG
- a CDS encoding FAD-binding oxidoreductase, producing the protein MKTNADVIIIGGGIIGCSTAYYLAKKGKTVIVLEKGNKIGYGGSGRNGGGVRQSGRDKRELPLAMYGVQNLWPHLSEELGTDVEYYQWGNLRLGKTDEHLEILQGLTDVAVSLGLDVKMISGEEVREICPHLSDEVIGASWCQSDGHANPLLTTLAFYNRANALGVRFFFEQSVLAVKKVGGRARTVVTTSGEFEAEKIVLAAGYESQAIAKTCGVEVPVKKIALNTLITDAQPPMFYQMLGTAMADFYGHQTTHGSFIFGAGTPLDSDSVKRVTDHPPASATAATCKGILSYIPALKYAKVVRSWVGFIDWCEDKVPVIDHVEGFPGLILAFGFSGHGFGIAPSVGTVLSEMACDETPSIDISELNYGRFSGS; encoded by the coding sequence ATGAAGACAAATGCAGATGTGATCATCATAGGGGGCGGTATTATAGGCTGTTCGACTGCCTACTATTTAGCTAAAAAAGGTAAAACGGTTATCGTTCTGGAAAAAGGAAATAAAATCGGATATGGCGGATCAGGCCGGAACGGCGGTGGGGTGCGCCAGTCAGGCAGGGATAAAAGAGAGTTGCCTCTGGCAATGTATGGTGTGCAAAACCTCTGGCCGCATCTTTCCGAAGAGCTGGGCACGGATGTCGAATATTACCAGTGGGGGAATCTGCGGCTGGGTAAAACTGATGAGCATCTTGAAATCCTGCAGGGACTCACCGATGTTGCGGTTTCCTTGGGCCTTGATGTGAAGATGATAAGCGGTGAAGAGGTCAGAGAAATTTGTCCGCACCTGTCTGATGAAGTGATCGGGGCCAGCTGGTGCCAAAGTGATGGTCATGCAAACCCGTTGCTGACAACATTAGCATTTTATAACAGGGCCAATGCATTAGGCGTACGCTTTTTTTTTGAACAAAGTGTGCTGGCGGTAAAAAAGGTTGGCGGCCGGGCGAGAACGGTCGTCACTACCAGTGGGGAGTTCGAAGCAGAAAAAATTGTCCTGGCTGCCGGCTATGAAAGCCAAGCGATCGCTAAAACCTGCGGCGTAGAAGTGCCTGTTAAGAAAATCGCACTGAATACCCTGATCACCGATGCACAGCCCCCCATGTTTTATCAGATGCTCGGCACAGCCATGGCTGATTTTTACGGCCATCAAACAACCCATGGCTCCTTTATTTTCGGTGCGGGAACTCCGCTGGATTCCGACTCCGTTAAACGTGTAACAGACCATCCGCCGGCCAGTGCCACTGCCGCGACATGCAAAGGTATTCTCAGTTACATACCTGCCTTGAAATATGCAAAAGTGGTTCGCAGCTGGGTCGGTTTTATTGATTGGTGCGAGGATAAAGTCCCGGTAATCGATCATGTCGAAGGGTTCCCCGGTTTGATTCTGGCTTTTGGATTCTCTGGACACGGCTTTGGCATTGCGCCTTCCGTGGGCACTGTCCTTTCGGAAATGGCCTGCGATGAAACCCCTTCCATAGATATCAGTGAACTCAATTATGGCCGGTTTAGCGGTTCATAA
- a CDS encoding phage tail sheath subtilisin-like domain-containing protein — protein MPEYLSPGVFVEEVSYRQKSIEGVSTSTTGFVGPCGFGPVFDEPALLTSYSDFERIYGGMDKLKFEDHDNTTNNFIAHAVQAYFSEGGKRLYIARVFEPISGAYPPPERTSATSTSGKWSDGHARWEPLTSPMGDIFLKARHPGKAGNFKVSFLFKYGQDALDTSDAENILLRGLANFSVVWARTSEEMTTSPVGSGQLYWIEKYFDETRHRDTFRLRRDDPDGDAGEALSLDQLESVRPVTVTVATSGHYGDDITWEDLSFHPGRQNALTEIFAVHPAKRSISLYVPLVFETQLKNGAAIAEALMNQANIVDNTPINSNLNSSRSALRTMQVQLTGGNDGNQPDSGEYQGTESQGMKSGLMAFEDLEDISIVAAPGSTFDYTAVSGTDIAEAVMRQLITHCERMRYRVAILDSVNGNLPGDIRALKAKIDSTRAALYYPWIRIFDPITETEILNPPSGHMAGIYARNDIERGVHKSPANEVARLALGFEILLNKAQQEVLNPEGINCLRFFEGRGFRIWGARTASSDPEWKYLNVRRYFAFLERSIEKGTQWAVFENNGETLWTNIRQTIEDFLFNEWKEDHLAGADPKEAYFVRCDRTTMTQNDLDNGRMICLVGVAPLRPAEFVIFRIGQKTLDNR, from the coding sequence ATGCCCGAATATTTATCACCCGGAGTCTTTGTTGAAGAAGTAAGTTACAGGCAAAAATCCATAGAAGGTGTCAGCACCAGCACCACCGGCTTTGTGGGACCCTGCGGATTTGGCCCTGTCTTTGATGAACCTGCCCTTCTCACCAGTTATTCTGATTTTGAAAGGATCTATGGGGGGATGGACAAACTAAAATTCGAAGATCATGACAATACTACTAACAACTTTATTGCCCATGCGGTACAGGCTTATTTCAGCGAAGGGGGGAAGCGGCTATACATCGCCAGGGTTTTTGAACCAATCTCAGGCGCTTATCCGCCGCCTGAACGTACATCAGCCACTTCGACAAGCGGTAAATGGTCAGATGGTCATGCCCGATGGGAGCCGTTGACTTCACCAATGGGGGATATTTTTTTAAAAGCCCGCCATCCGGGGAAGGCTGGTAACTTCAAGGTTTCTTTCTTGTTTAAATACGGACAGGATGCGCTTGACACATCTGATGCTGAAAATATTCTACTACGAGGCCTTGCTAATTTTTCCGTGGTATGGGCACGTACCTCTGAGGAAATGACAACCTCGCCGGTCGGGTCAGGTCAATTGTACTGGATAGAGAAATATTTCGATGAAACTCGTCACCGCGATACCTTCAGGTTGCGTCGTGATGATCCGGATGGGGACGCCGGCGAAGCACTGTCATTGGATCAGCTTGAGTCAGTACGGCCTGTCACCGTTACCGTTGCCACAAGCGGCCATTATGGTGATGATATCACTTGGGAAGATTTAAGTTTCCATCCCGGAAGGCAAAATGCCTTGACCGAGATTTTTGCAGTTCACCCCGCCAAACGCAGTATCTCCCTATATGTCCCTCTTGTTTTTGAAACACAACTGAAGAATGGCGCCGCCATTGCCGAAGCCCTCATGAATCAGGCAAATATTGTTGACAATACCCCCATCAACAGCAACCTGAACAGTTCCCGCAGCGCTCTGCGGACTATGCAGGTGCAACTAACAGGGGGAAATGACGGCAATCAGCCGGATTCAGGAGAATACCAGGGTACAGAATCACAGGGTATGAAGAGCGGACTTATGGCCTTTGAAGATCTGGAAGATATTTCCATAGTCGCTGCTCCCGGATCCACCTTTGATTACACTGCCGTATCGGGCACGGATATTGCCGAAGCCGTAATGCGTCAACTCATCACACATTGTGAACGCATGCGTTATCGGGTCGCAATACTCGATTCGGTCAATGGGAATCTTCCAGGAGATATTCGCGCGCTCAAAGCCAAAATAGACAGCACCCGGGCCGCTCTCTATTACCCCTGGATTCGCATATTTGATCCAATTACTGAAACAGAAATTCTCAATCCCCCCAGCGGTCATATGGCCGGAATATATGCGCGCAATGATATTGAGCGTGGCGTTCATAAATCACCGGCTAATGAAGTTGCCCGCCTTGCGCTAGGTTTCGAGATTTTATTAAACAAGGCCCAACAGGAGGTATTAAATCCTGAGGGGATCAACTGTCTGCGTTTTTTCGAAGGCAGGGGGTTTCGTATATGGGGAGCCAGGACGGCAAGTTCGGATCCGGAATGGAAGTACCTCAATGTTCGCCGTTACTTTGCTTTCCTTGAGCGCTCTATTGAAAAAGGAACACAATGGGCTGTGTTTGAGAACAACGGAGAGACATTATGGACCAATATTCGGCAGACCATTGAAGATTTTTTGTTTAATGAATGGAAGGAAGATCATTTGGCTGGCGCAGACCCTAAAGAAGCCTATTTTGTGCGCTGCGACCGGACCACCATGACGCAGAATGACCTGGATAATGGTCGTATGATTTGCCTTGTTGGCGTGGCCCCGTTAAGACCAGCCGAGTTTGTGATCTTTCGTATTGGACAAAAGACCCTTGATAATCGCTAA
- a CDS encoding phage tail sheath C-terminal domain-containing protein: MKSSPLFPGIYFEVPHPPVKNKLPRMDIAAFVGFAASGPLHTPVVVEDMIQFRDIFGEDIPLAWDTEKGQVVKNYLGSTVEAFFRNGGLRCWIVRVADEKRASSYRFTLPGVLQIGASQIKSVKLAARSPGNWSKNHRTNTVLEINQLQIVTQTLSIDNQGWSAVVRSPAVQVETGDLLKISLTPHDPSFYVFVDTVFMEENGTRLSGTNGFLCFEKAFSSPPAEIVQPLEWQDWCLCPLADADVTAYSSGVLSQTQSQIQLLRFEIQAWKGSVLTQRIGNVTFHPSHPRFFGNLPSDKQLYARHQGKIQPVDGLEKQLFVEQANQSSRFPFCASEEHTSKAYNGSRNYLPLGMGLLTRIDEIKGPVSDDDDVPDPQLFMEQDGLQEFHSGLFLDDKFISAGSSILGQEIEQHLYWDDTTSGLHGIYSLFPVQEVTLIAVPDAIHRKWDRIAPKLPNPFPAPVLEKIRTTQEENVILLQWSRVERAIAYIIEQDRSKDFKSPIAYCIRNVSQPVAGETQELLSEPETSHRVSLESTCEGVFFFRVRAKLLGEVSLWSNTRAKIIPESAFLECCTASPELWNLQLISNDDSSPPGKVILSWTSMDNREDALALVEKFELQQANDAEFNSVKTIDNGKDQSIEIKEQPDAVFYFRVRGRRGNSTGPWSNIERLGPSTLSRMTLQPLSQFEHDEVLDVHRALVRLCKARGDLMAVLGLPRHFRKKNIMAYLADFLPTASPVSKATSGVPGLTPGENDSLGFAALYYPWLALKSRTFDSLKRTADPYQPPDGAITGLMARRALEYGPWSAPAAAVLENVVALEPPVAQAHWEQLLRVHINVIHNRSAGFMPLSEETLSFEDQRRYIHVRRLLILLRRLALREGQTYVFEPNSDDFRDRVRNQFEALLEGLYNRGAFSGVTTDSAYRVVTDESVNTNSQIDLGRFIMEIHVAPSQPLKFLKIRLVQSDSQGMFLQEL; this comes from the coding sequence ATGAAATCTTCGCCTCTTTTTCCGGGCATCTACTTTGAGGTGCCTCATCCGCCAGTGAAAAACAAACTGCCGCGTATGGATATTGCTGCCTTTGTTGGTTTCGCGGCCAGCGGGCCATTGCATACGCCGGTTGTTGTGGAAGATATGATCCAATTCAGGGACATTTTTGGAGAAGATATTCCGTTAGCCTGGGATACTGAAAAAGGACAGGTTGTAAAAAACTATCTGGGCTCAACCGTTGAGGCTTTTTTCCGAAATGGCGGTCTTCGCTGCTGGATTGTGCGCGTGGCGGATGAAAAAAGAGCCAGTAGCTATCGCTTTACACTCCCCGGCGTTCTTCAAATAGGAGCGTCTCAGATTAAATCTGTAAAACTTGCTGCTCGAAGCCCGGGGAACTGGTCCAAAAATCATAGAACCAACACAGTGTTAGAGATTAACCAGCTTCAGATAGTAACTCAGACCCTTTCAATCGACAATCAGGGTTGGTCAGCAGTGGTGCGGTCTCCGGCCGTTCAGGTCGAGACGGGTGATCTCCTGAAGATATCTCTAACGCCACATGATCCGTCATTCTATGTGTTTGTGGATACTGTGTTTATGGAAGAAAATGGTACCCGTCTTTCAGGCACCAATGGGTTTCTGTGTTTTGAAAAAGCCTTTTCCAGCCCGCCTGCAGAAATCGTTCAACCTCTGGAATGGCAGGATTGGTGTCTGTGTCCACTGGCGGATGCTGATGTGACTGCATACAGCAGTGGGGTGTTATCGCAAACACAATCGCAGATCCAACTTCTACGCTTCGAAATTCAGGCCTGGAAGGGCAGTGTCCTGACCCAGCGCATTGGTAATGTAACCTTTCATCCATCACACCCCAGGTTTTTTGGCAATTTGCCCTCTGATAAGCAATTATATGCCCGCCACCAAGGAAAAATTCAACCTGTCGATGGTCTTGAAAAGCAGCTTTTTGTGGAACAGGCCAATCAATCATCACGTTTTCCTTTTTGTGCATCTGAAGAGCACACATCTAAAGCTTATAATGGTTCCCGGAATTATTTACCTTTGGGGATGGGCCTCTTAACCAGGATTGATGAAATCAAAGGGCCTGTTTCAGATGATGATGATGTTCCGGATCCACAATTATTTATGGAACAGGACGGTCTTCAGGAATTTCACAGCGGTTTGTTTCTTGATGATAAGTTCATCTCGGCAGGTTCCTCTATCCTGGGCCAAGAAATCGAACAACACCTCTATTGGGATGATACGACGTCCGGGTTGCATGGCATCTACAGCCTGTTTCCTGTCCAGGAAGTTACCCTGATCGCCGTACCGGATGCCATACACAGAAAGTGGGATCGAATCGCTCCAAAATTACCCAATCCTTTTCCTGCACCGGTACTGGAAAAGATCCGGACAACGCAAGAAGAGAATGTAATTTTACTTCAATGGTCCCGGGTAGAACGTGCCATCGCATATATCATCGAACAAGACCGCTCAAAAGATTTTAAAAGTCCAATCGCATATTGTATCCGGAATGTTTCTCAACCGGTTGCAGGTGAAACCCAAGAGCTGTTGTCTGAGCCTGAAACATCCCACCGGGTCTCCCTTGAATCAACCTGTGAAGGTGTCTTTTTCTTCCGTGTTCGAGCCAAGCTCCTGGGAGAAGTCAGTCTTTGGTCGAATACCCGAGCAAAAATCATCCCTGAAAGCGCCTTTTTGGAGTGTTGTACCGCATCACCGGAGTTATGGAATCTGCAGCTGATATCAAATGATGACAGCAGTCCACCCGGAAAGGTAATCCTGTCCTGGACCTCAATGGATAATCGTGAAGATGCCCTTGCCCTTGTAGAGAAATTTGAACTGCAACAGGCAAATGATGCTGAGTTTAACTCCGTAAAGACTATAGATAACGGAAAAGATCAATCCATTGAGATTAAAGAACAACCCGATGCGGTTTTTTATTTCCGGGTGAGGGGGAGACGGGGAAATTCAACCGGACCGTGGTCCAATATTGAACGTCTGGGTCCATCCACCCTTAGCAGGATGACACTGCAACCCCTGTCACAATTCGAGCATGATGAGGTGCTCGATGTTCATCGTGCCCTGGTTCGTCTATGTAAAGCACGCGGTGATCTGATGGCCGTACTCGGCCTTCCGCGTCATTTTCGTAAAAAGAATATTATGGCCTATCTGGCGGATTTTCTGCCAACGGCCAGTCCGGTGTCCAAAGCGACATCAGGCGTACCTGGTCTCACTCCGGGGGAGAATGACTCTCTTGGCTTTGCCGCCCTCTATTATCCCTGGCTTGCGCTTAAATCCCGAACCTTTGATTCTTTAAAACGAACAGCAGATCCATATCAGCCCCCCGATGGCGCCATCACCGGGCTAATGGCCAGGCGCGCCTTGGAATATGGCCCCTGGTCCGCGCCGGCCGCAGCAGTTCTGGAAAACGTAGTAGCCCTTGAGCCTCCTGTCGCCCAGGCGCATTGGGAACAACTGCTGCGCGTCCACATCAATGTTATTCATAACAGATCAGCAGGCTTTATGCCATTGAGTGAGGAGACCCTCAGCTTTGAGGACCAGCGTCGGTATATACATGTCCGACGTCTTCTTATTCTGTTGCGTCGCCTGGCCTTACGCGAAGGTCAAACGTATGTATTTGAGCCAAACAGCGATGACTTTCGCGATCGTGTCAGGAATCAATTTGAGGCTTTGCTTGAAGGACTCTATAACCGTGGCGCCTTTTCCGGTGTCACCACAGATAGTGCATATAGGGTCGTTACAGATGAATCTGTCAATACAAATAGTCAGATTGACCTTGGTCGTTTTATAATGGAGATCCATGTTGCGCCTTCTCAGCCCCTTAAATTTCTAAAAATCAGGTTGGTGCAATCCGATTCCCAGGGTATGTTTTTACAGGAGCTGTAA
- a CDS encoding phage tail protein: MAQLFTTFNFKVLLHLPNQKDLCEAAFSECSGLEMNMAPKTIREGGNNGRQIHLAGPVSFGQLSLKRGMTSSFDLWEWFDKVQQQRNLRASGEIHLLSPSREKTVIFKLSGCLPVKLRAPTLSAKDGQIAIEEMQIAYEHLRILKPNR, encoded by the coding sequence ATGGCCCAGCTTTTTACCACTTTTAATTTCAAGGTATTACTGCACTTACCGAATCAAAAGGACCTGTGCGAGGCCGCGTTTTCCGAATGCAGCGGCCTGGAAATGAACATGGCGCCTAAAACCATTCGTGAAGGCGGCAACAACGGTCGTCAAATACACCTGGCCGGCCCGGTCAGTTTTGGCCAGCTCTCACTCAAGAGAGGCATGACCTCATCCTTTGACCTGTGGGAGTGGTTTGACAAGGTACAGCAGCAACGTAATCTGCGCGCATCAGGAGAAATCCATCTTCTATCCCCATCAAGGGAAAAAACGGTTATTTTTAAACTGAGCGGATGCCTGCCCGTAAAGTTGAGAGCGCCTACCCTTAGTGCCAAAGATGGTCAGATTGCCATTGAAGAGATGCAGATCGCCTATGAACATCTGCGTATTTTAAAACCAAACCGTTAA